Genomic DNA from Bacillus kexueae:
ATTTTTTGTACTTCAGTTAGTCTAGAGAAGTCTTTTCCGCCATAGCGATAGCCATCAACGGCGAAAAGCACTTTGGGCTCAATTTGTTTAAAACGGTCAATGACGCTCATCATGCCGAATTCAGGAGAGCAACTAGACCAAATAGCACCGATGCTAGCACATGCTAAAAATGCCGCAACCGTTTCCGGTATGTTCGATGCATAAGCGACTACTCGATCTCCTTTTTGCACGCCAATTGATTTCAAGTAATGAGCAATAGCCGCGGTTTGCTTCTCTAAACTTGACCACGAAACTTCACCGCGGGTTTTTAATTCAGATTCATAAATAATCGCTGGTTGATCGCTTCGAGCATTTCGAAATACATGCTCTGTGTAATTTAATGTAGCACCAGTAAACCATTTTGCACCTGGCATTTTCTCTTCTACTAGCACATCAGTATACGGCGTATGTGACTGAACATGATAAAAATGCCATAAAGCGGACCAAAACCCTTCAATATCTGTCACTGACCACTTCCATATTTCATCATATGTTTCAAAATGTTGGCCTCGCTGTTCACGAACCCAATTCATGAATTCTTTTAAGTTATACCCCTTTTGTAAAGACTCAGATGGTTCCCATAACCGCTTCCTTTCTAGCTTTTCTGTACTCATATCCATTCCCCCAAACAGATGTTTCGTTAAGACGAAAATTGTCTTATTATGTACATTTACCTAATACGATTTCAAAGAGGTCATTTCCTTCTATTTTTTTAAAAAGATAAAATTTTCTTATAAATTGGCCCCTTCCATAACTTCAGATATATAAAAACCTTACCTATTTTAGTGGGTAAGGTTACGTGAACTTTTTGATCACTTTCTCTTTATAAAAGGCTGAAGCTGGCTGATTGAATAGCTTTCGCTTTTTGAAGATGTTTTCAAGCTCAATCTGCTTTTGAGAAAGTTTTTTCATGTACTGAGAGCGTTCTTTTTCATCTACACAATGTTTTAACAAATCTTCAATCGTTAAAAGTTCTTTTTTTATTTCCGCTTCATTCGACATCATATCCGCATTTTTTAATAATCGATACGCCATTCGTAACTCTTGTGGTACATGGGAGAGTTCGTCTTTTGGAAGAGCTTTTCCCATCCCGGGAAGATGCTCAAAATCTCCTTCTTCGTATGCCCGTTTAATTTTATCTTCGGCCACAATGGAGAACACATCCATTTCAACTTCCCCCTCTCTTTAAAGTTAATATACAATACCGCTAGTATATGTTATTTGACCCATATCATCATAAAGAACCACTTCATAAGGAGTTTTCAAATCTTGAAAAGCAATGATTCCTTTTTCATCCTGCAAGAATGTGGACCAATATTCTTCCCCATCAACCTTCACAGTAATACGATTTGTTTGTTGACGAATGGTTTCATCTAAAAATGTAATGTATAAAAAGGGATGGTCCCCGTTAACTCTCCCAAAATCAATTGGAGCCTGCTCTGGCATGGCAAAGGTCGAAACATATGTAAACCCTTCACTTTCTTCTGCCTTTGAAACTAAATAGTAACCACCCTTAATTAAAATGATGGTTGATTGATTATTTTGCGTATTCGCAAAAGTTACAGGCTTCAAATGAAGTTCTGACATAAATGATTCTATTTCATCTTCAGAAAGTGATCGGTAGCTGAGCTCACTATGCTGATATCCGTTTTCCTTAACTATTAACCAACCACTACATATGATTACGGCTAAGATCATGATTGTTCTTGCTTTCATTTTCTTTTATCCTTTGTACGTTAATTATACTATGTCTTTTGCTTCTATGATAAATGCTGCAAAAGGTTCCCCATCAACCCATACTTCCAATTTCCATAGCCGGACTTATCAAATCCCCATTTTCCACCGCTTTCAATTCCCGAAACGGTCGATTCATATAATAGGACACTTTTCTCATCTGATTCATGAGTTGCAATCAATTTATAATGGGTACCTTCAAACTGGGGAGATAAAAAATATAGCTTGTAATGCCTACCTTGATTGACAAGAAAAGGGTGCTCGTCTGCTGTTCCGTTTACCTTTTGAATGCCAAACGCTCCTTCCTCACCGTATAAAAGTAAGTCTTCATAAGTAAATGCAGGTGTAACTTCCCATTCCAATGATTCCTCACTACTACAAGCCGATAAGGTTAACATAAGAATAATAGCAAGAAACCATTTTTTTCAACCACCTCATTTTTTACAATGTTCCCTTTTTATGTCCTCCAATAAAGAAATCATCTTCTCATTTTGACCGATTATCGTTTCGTTTTGTTTTCGTATTTTTGTAAAGTCAAATAAATAGATTATCAATATCACAATAATGAATATTTCCATTCTTTCCACTCTCACCTTTCGTAAACTATAATGAATTTTTTTGCGAGCCGTTTTCTCCGATATATGAAAAGAACATCGATTACTAGATGTACTAACAGAAAAATCGCTAGTAAATATATAACCCCTACAAACACGAAGAGATACTTAACAAATAATCCCAATTCTATTATTTCACAAAATGGACGATTCCACTAGTAAATTCTCAAAGGTGATTAGAATGAAAGACATTAAGGGTATAATACCAACTTTAAGACAGAATTCTTTTAATATTCATAGTATAATAGGTCTAATAAACAAAAGGAGGTTTGCTTATGATACAGAATGACCAAACGATTGAATCATTTCTTGACGAACAATTTGATCAAATGGTTGAATGGCGGAGACATTTTCATCAATATCCGGAACTTTCGTTTCAAGAAGAGAAAACCCCTGCTAAAATTGCAGAAATCTTAACTAGTTACGGCATTGATGTGAAAACAGGAGTTGGTGGCAGAGGAGTTGTCGGATACATAAAAGGAAAGAAACCAGGAAAAACGGTTGCTTTGCGGGCTGATTTCGATGCGCTTGCAATCCAAGACGAGAAAGAGGTTGATTATAAATCAAAGATTCCTGGTGTCATGCATGCATGCGGTCATGATGCGCATACCGCTACTTTATTAGGGGTTGCAGCTTACCTCTCTGAACGGAAAGAAGAGCTACAAGGAAATGTCGTCTTAATCTTTCAGTTTGCTGAGGAAATTACGCCTGGTGGGGCAAAACCGATGATTGAAGACGGATGTTTAGAAGGGGTAGATGTTATCTTCGGAACCCACCTGTGGGCAACAATGCCTGTGGGGGAAATCGGGTATAGAAGCGGAGCGTTAATGGCTGCTGCTGACCGTTTTACGATTACGATTCATGGAAAAGGTGGCCATGGCGCTTCCCCCCACGAAACAATTGATTCGATAGCAGTCGGGACTTCGCTCGTCCAACAACTTCAGCAAATTGTTAGCCGAAGATTGAACCCTCTTCACCCAGCAGTGTTAACGGTTGCCACTTTTCATGCTGGCAACGCTTTTAATGTTATAGCTGACTCAGCAACCATTACCGGAACTGTTCGTACATTTCAACCGGAGGTACAAGAGAAAATTAT
This window encodes:
- a CDS encoding DnaJ family domain-containing protein translates to MDVFSIVAEDKIKRAYEEGDFEHLPGMGKALPKDELSHVPQELRMAYRLLKNADMMSNEAEIKKELLTIEDLLKHCVDEKERSQYMKKLSQKQIELENIFKKRKLFNQPASAFYKEKVIKKFT
- a CDS encoding M20 family metallopeptidase, with product MIQNDQTIESFLDEQFDQMVEWRRHFHQYPELSFQEEKTPAKIAEILTSYGIDVKTGVGGRGVVGYIKGKKPGKTVALRADFDALAIQDEKEVDYKSKIPGVMHACGHDAHTATLLGVAAYLSERKEELQGNVVLIFQFAEEITPGGAKPMIEDGCLEGVDVIFGTHLWATMPVGEIGYRSGALMAAADRFTITIHGKGGHGASPHETIDSIAVGTSLVQQLQQIVSRRLNPLHPAVLTVATFHAGNAFNVIADSATITGTVRTFQPEVQEKIIEEIEKITKSVCEGANATYSLKYEKGYPALVNHPEETAHLVKSAKKWVEENNIHEMEPVMGGEDFAYYLQNVPGTFFFTGAGNEEVGASYPHHHPKFNIDERAMIIAAKILITATIDYLQHA